In the Desulfovibrio sp. Huiquan2017 genome, TGGAGTTGGGCGAAACCACGAACCCTCCGGTGTACGGCACCAACTCCTGAATGCGTTCCTTCTCGATTTGGGACAGGGGAAAGCAGAACTCCTCCTGGCCCGAGGAGATACGGCAGCAGGTCGGCCCCTGGAAGGAGCAACGCCTGCAAACGTCCGCGTCGTCGGTCCGGGACGATGTCATCGGCCAGTTCCCCCGCCGTTGTCGCCCGCGAATGTCAGTTCGCCCTTGCCGAGCAGGTCGTGGAGGTGAATCATGCCAGCCAGCCGCCCGTCGTCGCGGACCACGGGCAAAACGGTGATCTGGTTGCGCTCCATGAGATCGAGGACCCGGGCGGAGGATTCCCCGGTCAAGGCCCGCCGGGGCGACACGGTCATGACCTCGCCCACGGGCCGCTCCATGCGGAGCCCGTCGGCGCAGACCATGCGACGCACGTCGCCGTCGGTCAACACGCCCTTGAGAAAATTGGCCTCGTCCACCACGGCCACCAAGCCAAGCCCCCCGTCGTTCAGGGTGGCCAGAGCCGCTCTCAGGAGGGCCGCTTCCCGAACCACTGGCAGACCGTCGGTGTGCATGAGCTGATCCACGCAGGCGGCCAGCCGTTGGCCCAGCGAACCGCCGGGATGAAAACGCTTGAAATCGTCCTGGCCGAAGGATTTCCACTCCATGAGGCAAACAGCCAGGGCGTCGCCCACGGCCAGTTGCGCGGTGGTCGAGGATGTCGGAGCGAGCCCCATGGGACAGGCTTCACGGGGCACGCGGACCTTGATGTGGATATCCGCGAGCTCCGCCATGGGCGAAGCGGGATTGGAAGTCATGGCGATGACCGTGGCCCCCAGGGACTTCAACGTGGGCAGGATGGCGTTGACCTCATCCGTGGCTCCGGAGTTGGACAGGGCCAGAACGACGTCCTCGTCGCGAATCATGCCCAAGTCGCCATGGGCCCCCTCCACCGGATGAAGAAAGAAGGACGGTGTGCCCGTGGAGGACAGGGTAGCCGCGATCTTGCGGCCCACCAACCCGGACTTGCCCAAGCCGGTGATGACCACGCGGCCCGTGCATCGCGCCATGGCGGTCAGGGCCTCGACGAAGGGGCCGTCCAGTTGGTCGTGTACGGCCTTGAGTCCCTCGGCCTCGATATCCAGGACCTCGCGGGCCAAGGCCAGCCAATCCGTGCGCTCAGAGGTGCATGCCATGTGTTGTTCTCCCGTATATGAACCGGCGGGGGACGAAAAAACGTCCCCTGCCCGGCGGACGGTCCTCGCGCCGCCCTTGCCCGGCCTGTGTCCGCATGGACGCCGGGCGTTGGTGATTCGCGGCCTAGCAGAATTCCTTGATGATCCCCGGGGAGGCCTCCAGGCAGTCTTTGCCCATGTGGTCGTTCAGGGGAATCGGATAGTTGCCGTCGAAACAGGCCAGACACCACTCGTCCTGGGTGACGGAGTCGAGCAGGCCGGGGATAGTCAGGAAGTGCAGGGAGTCGATGTCCATGAACCGGGCGATGTTCTCCACCGAATGGTTGGCCGCGATGAGCTCACCCTTGGAGGAGAAGTCGATGCCGTAGAAGCAGGGGAACTTGATGGGCGGGCAGCTGACGCGCAGATGAATCTCCCGCGCGCCCAGTTCTCGCAGTTTCTTCACCCGGGCGCGGATGGTCGTGCCGCGCACGATGGAATCCTCAATGATGATGATCCGCTTGCCCTGAATCATGGACTTGACCGGGTTGAGCTTCACCCGGACCGAAAAGTCGCGCATGTCCTGGGAGGGCTGGATGAAGGTCCGGCCCACGTAGTGGTTGCGGATCATGGCCAGCTCCAGCGGCAGGCCGGACTCCTGGGAATACCCCACAGCCGCGTAGTTGCCCGAATCCGGGAACGGCATGACCATGTCGGCGTCCACCGGGGCTTCCTTGGCCAGCATGACACCCATGGCCTTACGTCGCTCATAGACGACATCGCCGAAGACGTGCGAGTCGGGCCGGGCGAAGTAGATCAGCTCGAAGATGCACTTGCTGCATCGCCTCGGCTCGGCGAAGCGGTGGGAGGTCAGCTTGTTGTTGTGGACCACGACCATCTCGCCCGGTTCGAGCGGACGCAGGTAGTCGGCCTCGACCAGGTCGAAGGCGCAGGTCTCGGAGGCGAAGACGTAATTGCCCCCCACTCGGCCGAGCGCCAGGGGCCGGAACCCGTTGGGATCCTTGACCGCGATCATCTTGTCGTTGGCCAGGATGAGCATGGAGTAAGCGCCGCGCACCTTGTTGCAGGCCTTGCCCACGGCCTCCTCAAGGGTCTCGGATTCGTGCAGGTACTTGATGATCAGGTGGGCGAAAACCTCGGTGTCCATGGTGGTCTGGAAGATGGAACCGTGGGCCTCAAGCTCGGTGCGCAATTCGTAGGTGTTGACCAGGTTGCCGTTGTGGGCCACGGCCAGGCGCAGGTCGCCGTGGCGGATCAAAAACGGCTGGGCGTTGCGGATGAGCGACGCACCCGTGGTGGAATAGCGGATGTGGCCTATGGCGATGGAGCCCTTGAGTTCCTTGCTCAGATGGCGTTCGTTGAACACGTCGGCCACCAGGCCCATGCCCTTCTGTTCACGAATCTTCTCGCCATCCCAGGTAACGATGCCCGCGGACTCCTGCCCGCGGTGCTGCAACGCGTACAGACCGAAATAGGTCATACGCGCCGCTTCCTTGTTCCCGTAGATGCCGAAAAGACCGCAATACTCTTTTTTCATGAAGAATCTCTCGCTGTCCGGCCTTTATCTAGCCGTAATACTCTTGCAGGCTCTTCACTTGCAGCCCGGTTTGTCTCAATTCGCATATGGCCTGCACCACCGCCCGAGCCCCGGACACCGTGGTGGTGTAGGGGATGTCGTACAGCAGCGCGTTCTGGCGGATCATTTTGGCG is a window encoding:
- a CDS encoding KpsF/GutQ family sugar-phosphate isomerase; the encoded protein is MACTSERTDWLALAREVLDIEAEGLKAVHDQLDGPFVEALTAMARCTGRVVITGLGKSGLVGRKIAATLSSTGTPSFFLHPVEGAHGDLGMIRDEDVVLALSNSGATDEVNAILPTLKSLGATVIAMTSNPASPMAELADIHIKVRVPREACPMGLAPTSSTTAQLAVGDALAVCLMEWKSFGQDDFKRFHPGGSLGQRLAACVDQLMHTDGLPVVREAALLRAALATLNDGGLGLVAVVDEANFLKGVLTDGDVRRMVCADGLRMERPVGEVMTVSPRRALTGESSARVLDLMERNQITVLPVVRDDGRLAGMIHLHDLLGKGELTFAGDNGGGTGR
- the purF gene encoding amidophosphoribosyltransferase, giving the protein MKKEYCGLFGIYGNKEAARMTYFGLYALQHRGQESAGIVTWDGEKIREQKGMGLVADVFNERHLSKELKGSIAIGHIRYSTTGASLIRNAQPFLIRHGDLRLAVAHNGNLVNTYELRTELEAHGSIFQTTMDTEVFAHLIIKYLHESETLEEAVGKACNKVRGAYSMLILANDKMIAVKDPNGFRPLALGRVGGNYVFASETCAFDLVEADYLRPLEPGEMVVVHNNKLTSHRFAEPRRCSKCIFELIYFARPDSHVFGDVVYERRKAMGVMLAKEAPVDADMVMPFPDSGNYAAVGYSQESGLPLELAMIRNHYVGRTFIQPSQDMRDFSVRVKLNPVKSMIQGKRIIIIEDSIVRGTTIRARVKKLRELGAREIHLRVSCPPIKFPCFYGIDFSSKGELIAANHSVENIARFMDIDSLHFLTIPGLLDSVTQDEWCLACFDGNYPIPLNDHMGKDCLEASPGIIKEFC